The segment GAAGAAGCAAATAGTCTTGATTTTAAAGTGCAAATATTGGATTAATATTTCAGCTCTTTAAAATTGAAAAACCTTTAGTGCATTTTACAGGGCATCCATTTTTTACCCATTTTATGCGCACCTATACATCCATATTCTGATGAAGCTTTTTCGGCATCCTCTTTTGTTTTAAAAAGGCCTGCATCATTAATATTTGAAGTCTTCTTTGAAGGAATGTGATGCTCATGGCCATGTGATTTAGGAGAATATTCCCATAATCCCATAGTTGTTATTCCAGCAGAAATTATTCCCATGCCAACTACGGATAAATTTACTATTCCCATAGCAACAGCACCAAAAGAAAAAACACCCATTGGGACTACCCCAATACTAATAACGCCCATTGGGACAATTCCAATAGAAACGATACCTAAGGGAGCAATGCCGAAGGCAAATTTTTTTGGTTTTGTTCCACAATGCTGACTCTCTTTATTAGTTGTTATTCCCAATATTTTGTATGAATGTTAGATTAAATTATGACATAAAGAAATTCAGCAAAATTTAATTTCTATTTAAATTAAAAAATTTTGAATTATTATTTAGAACTTTGAATAACTTTAAAAATCTTAGAGGAACAGTAGATCTTTTACCTGATCAATTAATAAAGTGGCAAAATGTCGAGAAAATAATAATACAACAACTTTTTAGGTCTTCTGTAAAGGAAATTAGGACTCCAATACTAGAAATGACTGAATTATTTATGCGTGGTATTGGTGAAGGAACCGATGTTGTTAGCAAAGAGATGTATACATTTTTAGATAGAGGTGAAAGGTCCTGTACATTAAGACCAGAGGGTACTGCTTCAGTCGCAAGAGCATTAATACAACATGGAATATCAACTAGACCTTCTCAGAAACTTTGGTACATGGGACCAATGTTTAGATATGAGAGACCTCAAGCAGGGAGGCAAAGACAATTTCATCAGTTAGGAGTTGAATTTATCGGTTATGAATCTGTAAATAGTGATATTGAAATTATTACTTTGGCTTGGGATATTTTGCAGAAATTAGGAATTAAAGAACTTAATCTTGAAATTAATACCTTAGGGGATCATATTGATAGGTCAAATTTTCAAAAGGCATTTTTAAAATGGTTAGAGGTTAATAAAAACTCTTTAGATTTAGATTCTCAAAGGAGAATAGATAAGAATCCTTTGAGAATTTTAGATACTAAGAATGTTCAAACAAAACAAATTCTTAAAGGTGCTCCCAGATTATTTGACTTTTTGTCTGAAAAAAGTCTCGAGAGATATTTAATTATTAAAGAAAAATTAAAGCTTCTTAAAATACCGTTTATCGAAAATTTCAATTTAGTAAGAGGTTTAGACTATTACACACATACTGCATTTGAAATTACCACCGGAACATTAGGTTCACAAGCTACAGTATGCGGAGGAGGAAGATATGATAGTTTGATTAGTCAAATGGGCGGGGCAGAAACTCCAGCAATTGGATTTGCAATTGGATTAGAAAGACTAATAATATTATGTGGTAGCGAGCTTGAAGAAACTAGAGAAACAGATATTTATATTGTGAATAAAGGTATTCATGCTGAAATATTGGCAATGGAATTATCCAGAAAGCTAAGAAATTATGATTTAGTAGTCGAATTAGATCTTAGTGGAGCATCATTTTCAAAGCAATTTAAAAAAGCTAATAAATTAAAATCAAAAAGTATTATTGTAATTGGAGATGATGAAGCAGTAAAAAATGAATTTGTTATTAGGCTTTTTAATAATGATAATTCAGTAAATAAAGAAGAAACTATATCAATTGAAGATAATATGAAATTAGAGAAGTGGATAAAAAGTAATTTAATTTTAGATAAAAACCTTTAGAGTAATGAAAATCATTTTATTAGTCTTTTTTTTTATTATGTTCTCATTTATATTTTTGAAATTTTATAAATATAAAAAAGCTTTTAAAAAAGATAAAAGTATTAAATTTAATAAAAGTAATCTGTACAACTGGATGAATTTGACAAAAAAAGAAAGATTTGATTTATCAAAAAAAGAATCTAATTCATACTTAAAAAAAAGGAAAACTTTATTAGAAGAAATTAGAAAAGAATATAAAATTATTTCTAAAAATGATTAAAAAAAGTTTATAAGTTTTTAATATTCGTGGAAATTTACTGGACTTCTAATAAAGCTATTAATGGATTAAGACATTTTGTTTTAGTAAATAAAATTAATGAGCAAAATCAAATTAATTTTTTGATGGTTTCTGTTGTTGATGTAGAAATAAGTTTAAAAATCTCAAATGAGGAATTGTTAAATAGTGGGAATTGGAGTGAAGGATGGTTAAATCTTCCTAAAAGTAAAGCGATTACTAAAGATTATTCAGATTACAAATTAAGTAATAATTCAAAAGAAGACATTGAAAAAATCTTTGTTAAAAATGATTCTTTATTCGATATAACTTAATTTGAGATAAAAAATAAAGTCAAAAATATCCATAAAAACTGTATTCTTAACAATCAAATAATTATTTTAAACTTTTCTCCCCTTTCAAAGTAATAAAATAAACGTTATCAAGGATTAATAATATTTAATAAGTCAATGTTAGAAAATATATGGCACCCATCTTATTCTGCTGCTGAGTATTTAGGCATAACTGAAATTAAACTTTCCCATCTAAGGGAGAATGGCTATTTTAAACCTGGAATACATTGGAAAAGCTCTCCTCTTGGACAAAAAAAACCCTGGAATCCAGAGGTTCTTTACAATTCAATATTATGTAGAAAAATAATGGATGAATTTTATTCTGAAGAAAAAAATGACCAATATGCAGCTTAATTTTTTAATCATTTAAAACCTGTTAAGAATTAAAAATTAATTCTAAGTAAGCCATTATTTTACTAAATTTTCATCCTCACAATCAATTAAAGTGCTTTGAAGTATTGGATATAGGTTGAGCATATTTATATATTGATCTGATTTGCGATAAGACTTGGCAGCTTTTTTGTAATGCCCTTGTGATTTCATTTCTAGTGAAATTTTTCTAGATGTTCTTTGGGAAGTTGTCATAAGTATCGTTACCTTATCCCTTTTTTAGTAATTGTTAGATCATGGGTCAATAATGTATTTGTTTTTATTACACAAAAAATTGCTTATGTCAGCAAAAAAAGATTTATAAAAATTTGAATTTCTTTGAAAATGCAATAAAAACTTGGCTTAATTAATTAATTTTTCGATTAAAACTATGTTCTTTGCGCATGAAAATCCTAATTAAATTTAGCTTCCCTGTAAGTCCCTAGAATTAATAACCTTTACAATTTTGTTATTAATTCATCCGTTTGATGAAATATAAAGTATTCTCAAAACGTTTAAGCTAATCAATTCCTAAATGCAAACCTATGGTAATCCAGACACCACCTATGGATGGTGGGCTGGTAATTCAGGTGTAGCTAATCGCTCAGGAAAATTTATCGCTGCTCATGTCGCTCATGCAGGGTTAATTGTTTTTTGGGCCGGTGCTTTCACTCTTTTCGAACTATCAAGATTTGACCCCAGTGTCCCAATGGGTCAACAACCTCTTATTGCACTTCCTCACTTGGCTACCCTTGGAATAGGGTTTGATGCTGATGGAGTTCTAATGGGAGATACCAAACCTGTACTAGCTATAGCTATTGTTCACTTGGTTTCCTCTATGGTACTTGCAGCTGGTGGATTACTTCACTCGCTACTTCTTCCAGGAAATCTTGAAGAATCAGAAGTCGCAAAGGCAAGGAAATTCAATATTGAATGGGATAATCCAGATAAATTAACTTTCATTCTTGGACATCATTTAATTATTCTTGGATTCGCTGTAATTCTTCTTGTTGAATGGGCAAGAGTTCATGGAGTCTACGATCCAGCTATTGGTGCCGTGAGACAAGTTGAGTATGATCTAAACCTTGCTGAGATTTGGAATCATCAAACAGATTTTCTACTAATAGATGATTTAGAGGATGTTATGGGAGGTCATGCTTTCCTTGCATTTGTCTTGATTACAGGTGGTGCTTGGCACATTGCTACAAAGCAAGTTGGTGAATATACCAAATTTAAAGGTAAAGGTCTTCTATCTGCAGAAGCAGTTCTTTCATGGTCTTTAGCAGGTATTGGTTGGATGGCAATTATTGCTGCCTTCTGGAGCGCATCAAATACAACAGTTTATCCTGTTGAGTTTTTTGGTGAACCACTTGAATTGAAATTTAGTATTTCTCCATATTGGATTGATACTGTTGACCTTCCTGATGGTGTTTATACATCAAGGGCATGGTTAGCAAATGTACATTACTACTTTGGTTTCTTCTTTATTCAAGGTCATCTATGGCACGCACTAAGAGCCTTAGGATTTGACTTTAAGAGAGTTACAAATGCTATCAGTAATATTGATAGTGCTACGGTTACTCTTAAAGATTAAATTTTAGTCACTAATAAATATTAAAAGGCCTCAATTAATGAGGCCTTTTTTATTTGATAAATTTTATCTATTAAATTAGATTTAAAAAGTATTAAGTTTAAAATAGTTGAATATTTCTCTCCTACAAAATCAAAATATTTTTTCAAATTCCATTTCAATAAGTTTAATAGGATTTTTTGTAATCGGTTTTTTCTTGATTTTTGGAAGGAAATTTAAATTTGCTGTTCAATTAGAAAGATTTGGATTACCCATAGCTGTTATTTCTGGAATTGTAGGAATATCGATAGGTCCCTATGGATTAATTAATATTTTATCTAAGGAGACTACAAATGTTTGGAGTAATTTTCCTACTCCTCTATTATCTCTAGTGTTTGCGACATTAATGATGGGAAGGCCAATCCCAAATATTAATGGTTTAATTAGACCCATTGTCAATCAGTTTTTGTTGGCTCTCTCATTGGGCTTTGGTCAATTTCTTGTAGGAGGATTAGTAGTCAAATACTTATTGTCTCCTTCTATGGAAACAAATCCTTTAATGGGATGTTTAATAGAGGTTGGTTTTGAGGGAGGTCATGGTGCTGCAACTATTATTGGAGAAAGTTTTAACAAACTTGGATTCTCAGATGGCTTAGACTTAGGTCTTGCCATGGCTACAATGGGACTTTTATCCTCTTCCTTATTGGGTAGTTTTTTTATTTTTGTAGGAAGAACTTTAGGAATTTCAGATACAGAGCAGATCGTTGATAAAACGGATAATGAAAATCCAAATCTGAAAATAGGCATTTTTTCAGATTTGAGAATTTTATTAATAAATCTTGGCTTTGTTGGGTTGGCAATTTCTTTTGGAGTCTCGATACTTAAGCTTTTAAGGTATATTTCAAACTACTTTGGTGAATTCTCAAAAGAAGTAATCCTATCTCTTCCTGTATTCCCACTTATTCTTATAGGATCACTTTTGATTCGATATATCTTAGAAAAAACCAATAATACAGAATTTGTATCTAATCTTCTTCAAAGAGAAATTGGCATCTTGTCCACAGATTTATTAATTTTTACAGCAATGGCAAGTTTAGATATTGCTACTGTTCTTGATAATTGGAGATTGATTTTGGTACTTACTATTTTTGGTTTGATTTGGAATTTAATTTGTATTGCTTATTTCGCATACTTTGTATTTGAAAAACATTGGTTTGAGAGAAGTTTAATAGAATTTGGAAATTCAACTGGAGTAGTTGCATCTGGACTACTTCTTTTAAGACTCGCTGATCCAAAAAATATTTCTAAAACACTTCCGATTTTTACATCAAAGCAACTTTTTGCTCAGTTAATCTTATCAGGAGGATTTTTTACAGTATTAGCTCCATTATTGATCTCAAAAATAGGATTAGATTTTTGGACAGAGATTTGTGCATCAATAACTCTTTTTACTATTTTGGTTGCATTCTTTTTTAACAAAAGGTTTTCTACAAGTTATCAATAATAAATTAGGTTAGTATAAAAATATATTTTTCTTGATTTATGTCCTACACACCATATGATATTCCTCCTCAAGAAAGTAAAGAAAAATGGTTTAGGAGTCACTTGCTTGGAAGAGAAGTTGAACTAGGTGAATTATATAGTCTTGGATTTAACGAACTGGATTTGATTATGGCTGAAACTGCAGAAATTAGAAGTGATATTGAATTTAAAGAAAAAAATATTGGAAAATTTAGAACAGCAGGATATTTTTTAGAATTAGCCAGAATTATTGAAAAAAGAAAATTACTTGAAAGCTAATTAAAATCGAAATATTCTTTGTTTTTAGATGGTTTCCATGGATCAAATTTATGCATTAATTTTTTAAATTGTTGATGTTTTTCGAAATATCCTAACCAATTTTTTATAGGATCATCAAAATAATTTGTTTTTTTTTGGCTTTCGCAAGCAATTTTAAATTGCCTTACAAATGGCCAAATACACCAATCTGCAATCGAAGGTTTATCTCCAATTATCCATCTATTGTTTGTAAGGATTTTATTCCATTTTTTTATGAATTTAGTAGCTTCTAAATAATGGTAATCTTCTTCGCTAGCATTAAATCTTGCGGAATATTTAAAACGATCTAAATGATATTTAAAACTATGATCATTTTCAGAAATAATTTCTAAAATTTCTTTTTCTTTATTTTTGGGATTATAAAATTTCTTTATATTCTCCTTTTCTGACTCTGAAAGTGCCCATATTATGATGTCTAAGCTTTCCTCTATGACTTCATTATTTTTTTTTAATAAAATTGGAACAGTTTTTGTCCTTGATTTATTCATGAATTCGATGGGCTTATTTTTTAAATCAACTTCTCTTATTTCTACTTTGATTTCGCAAATTAATAATGCCCATCTAACTCGAATTGCATATGGACATCTACGAAATGAATATAAAATATCTGTTGTCATTTTGTAAAAAAATAAAAATTTTTTGATTCTTTTAGTATTATCT is part of the Prochlorococcus marinus subsp. pastoris str. CCMP1986 genome and harbors:
- a CDS encoding chlorophyll a/b binding light-harvesting protein, giving the protein MQTYGNPDTTYGWWAGNSGVANRSGKFIAAHVAHAGLIVFWAGAFTLFELSRFDPSVPMGQQPLIALPHLATLGIGFDADGVLMGDTKPVLAIAIVHLVSSMVLAAGGLLHSLLLPGNLEESEVAKARKFNIEWDNPDKLTFILGHHLIILGFAVILLVEWARVHGVYDPAIGAVRQVEYDLNLAEIWNHQTDFLLIDDLEDVMGGHAFLAFVLITGGAWHIATKQVGEYTKFKGKGLLSAEAVLSWSLAGIGWMAIIAAFWSASNTTVYPVEFFGEPLELKFSISPYWIDTVDLPDGVYTSRAWLANVHYYFGFFFIQGHLWHALRALGFDFKRVTNAISNIDSATVTLKD
- the hisS gene encoding histidine--tRNA ligase, which translates into the protein MNNFKNLRGTVDLLPDQLIKWQNVEKIIIQQLFRSSVKEIRTPILEMTELFMRGIGEGTDVVSKEMYTFLDRGERSCTLRPEGTASVARALIQHGISTRPSQKLWYMGPMFRYERPQAGRQRQFHQLGVEFIGYESVNSDIEIITLAWDILQKLGIKELNLEINTLGDHIDRSNFQKAFLKWLEVNKNSLDLDSQRRIDKNPLRILDTKNVQTKQILKGAPRLFDFLSEKSLERYLIIKEKLKLLKIPFIENFNLVRGLDYYTHTAFEITTGTLGSQATVCGGGRYDSLISQMGGAETPAIGFAIGLERLIILCGSELEETRETDIYIVNKGIHAEILAMELSRKLRNYDLVVELDLSGASFSKQFKKANKLKSKSIIVIGDDEAVKNEFVIRLFNNDNSVNKEETISIEDNMKLEKWIKSNLILDKNL
- a CDS encoding glutathione S-transferase produces the protein MTTDILYSFRRCPYAIRVRWALLICEIKVEIREVDLKNKPIEFMNKSRTKTVPILLKKNNEVIEESLDIIIWALSESEKENIKKFYNPKNKEKEILEIISENDHSFKYHLDRFKYSARFNASEEDYHYLEATKFIKKWNKILTNNRWIIGDKPSIADWCIWPFVRQFKIACESQKKTNYFDDPIKNWLGYFEKHQQFKKLMHKFDPWKPSKNKEYFDFN
- a CDS encoding sodium:solute symporter; this translates as MNISLLQNQNIFSNSISISLIGFFVIGFFLIFGRKFKFAVQLERFGLPIAVISGIVGISIGPYGLINILSKETTNVWSNFPTPLLSLVFATLMMGRPIPNINGLIRPIVNQFLLALSLGFGQFLVGGLVVKYLLSPSMETNPLMGCLIEVGFEGGHGAATIIGESFNKLGFSDGLDLGLAMATMGLLSSSLLGSFFIFVGRTLGISDTEQIVDKTDNENPNLKIGIFSDLRILLINLGFVGLAISFGVSILKLLRYISNYFGEFSKEVILSLPVFPLILIGSLLIRYILEKTNNTEFVSNLLQREIGILSTDLLIFTAMASLDIATVLDNWRLILVLTIFGLIWNLICIAYFAYFVFEKHWFERSLIEFGNSTGVVASGLLLLRLADPKNISKTLPIFTSKQLFAQLILSGGFFTVLAPLLISKIGLDFWTEICASITLFTILVAFFFNKRFSTSYQ
- a CDS encoding TIGR02450 family Trp-rich protein, which translates into the protein MEIYWTSNKAINGLRHFVLVNKINEQNQINFLMVSVVDVEISLKISNEELLNSGNWSEGWLNLPKSKAITKDYSDYKLSNNSKEDIEKIFVKNDSLFDIT